A stretch of bacterium DNA encodes these proteins:
- a CDS encoding FAD-binding oxidoreductase, translating to MTYRPLSPVAISRLTELCAPERVITDPAALADYGHDESVETPHLPEALVRAASTEEVSAVLRLASEEHVPVTPRGLGTGLSGGAVPLRGGIVLSLELMKDTAVDTGNLMVETGPGSTTARVQQTCADSGLYYPVDPASLDDCSIGGNVAENAGGARAFKYGVTGDYLRGVEAVLASGEIIRYGGKLHKNVVGYDLNRLLIGSEGTLAVITGITLRLIPKPRYLVDLLIPFERMSQGLELVARLVHDQRLMPAVVEFIEHKGVCAANQVMKDALPFPDARVQVLVELDGNDRQRVMDDCVAVGELAMRLGAREPLVADNPTDQDRLWHARRELHNILKEVYAGLATEDIVVPLSEINTTIEKLELLEQKHGVPIVPWGHIGDGNIHVGMCREDKTGSRQQWLERKRAIVSDLADFVLSRGGQISAEHGIGSTKKWLMKRAVGPQELALMQSLKHALDPEGILNPGKILPDEQ from the coding sequence ATGACTTACCGCCCGCTTTCCCCGGTGGCCATCAGCCGACTGACCGAACTCTGCGCGCCCGAGCGGGTCATCACTGACCCGGCAGCGCTGGCCGACTACGGTCACGACGAGAGTGTTGAAACCCCGCACCTGCCCGAGGCACTCGTCCGAGCCGCCTCCACCGAAGAGGTGAGCGCGGTGTTGCGCCTGGCATCCGAGGAGCATGTGCCGGTCACTCCGCGCGGCCTCGGCACTGGCCTGTCGGGCGGAGCGGTTCCGCTGCGCGGCGGAATCGTACTGTCGCTCGAGCTGATGAAGGACACGGCGGTTGACACCGGCAATCTGATGGTCGAAACCGGGCCGGGCAGTACCACCGCCCGGGTTCAGCAGACCTGCGCCGACAGCGGTCTGTACTATCCGGTGGATCCGGCATCGCTGGATGACTGTTCCATCGGCGGTAACGTGGCGGAGAACGCTGGCGGCGCCCGCGCGTTCAAGTACGGCGTAACCGGGGACTACCTGCGCGGTGTTGAGGCGGTGCTCGCGTCCGGCGAAATCATTCGGTATGGCGGCAAGCTGCATAAGAACGTCGTCGGTTACGACCTGAACCGGCTGCTCATCGGCTCCGAGGGCACGCTGGCGGTGATAACGGGCATCACGCTGCGTCTCATCCCTAAGCCGCGCTACCTGGTTGACCTGCTCATTCCCTTCGAGCGGATGTCCCAGGGCCTGGAGCTCGTCGCCAGGCTGGTGCACGACCAGCGCCTGATGCCGGCCGTGGTCGAATTCATCGAGCATAAGGGCGTCTGCGCTGCGAACCAGGTGATGAAAGACGCTCTGCCGTTCCCAGATGCCAGGGTGCAGGTGCTCGTCGAGCTGGACGGCAACGACCGGCAACGGGTGATGGACGACTGCGTGGCCGTCGGCGAGCTGGCCATGCGACTGGGCGCTCGCGAACCGCTGGTTGCAGACAACCCGACCGACCAGGACCGGCTATGGCACGCGCGGCGCGAGCTTCACAACATTCTGAAGGAGGTCTACGCCGGCCTTGCTACCGAAGACATCGTGGTGCCGTTGAGCGAAATCAACACGACGATTGAGAAGCTCGAGCTGCTGGAACAGAAACACGGCGTGCCGATTGTCCCATGGGGACACATTGGCGACGGCAACATTCACGTCGGCATGTGCAGGGAAGACAAGACAGGGAGCAGGCAGCAATGGCTCGAAAGGAAGCGGGCCATTGTCTCTGACCTTGCAGACTTCGTGCTCAGCCGCGGCGGTCAGATCTCGGCCGAGCACGGCATCGGCTCGACCAAGAAATGGTTGATGAAACGGGCGGTTGGACCGCAAGAACTCGCTCTGATGCAAAGCTTGAAGCATGCGCTCGATCCGGAAGGCATCCTCAATCCGGGGAAGATTCTCCCTGATGAACAATAA
- a CDS encoding ATP-binding protein, translated as MPGPDRLAVLLCEGLFPTAVELVAAGRFDDVRLISFPGECARHSCGWQNVERAAAAAGDCQQFRVLAGECLPDSDPVDANGRPISVIRRCEGLPAALSASGRERLVLLGEKVVLEWRLESQRARLNAMLASAYRRLTDSQMVEALVSGLADTLAEEKVVSKVFDLFATMLAPATMVFLALEDGRPQRIWSQPAGFGESEEVRQRLASFSRAYDWTESGAGFRVSLRHRTKNLGVLEVEGVSFPEHRDHYLDMALVVARASALAIADARLYRELKGPNRSYLEFAEDLRGALDARKRAEERQAQLLKQVEAANQELADFAHVVSHDLKAPLRAIDSLAKWLAADYEEKFDDDGRKQLDLLLGRVKRMHDLIDGILQYSRAGRTREQVVEVDTAELVPEVIDLLSPPPHIRVAIKTRLPKVNIERTRISQVLQNLLSNAIKYMDKPEGLIEVGCTEEGGFWKFFVRDNGPGIEEKDRDRVFQLFQTLKPRDQSDSTGVGLAVVKKSVELYGGRVWIESQVGKGSTFYFTLPKPTPAVGA; from the coding sequence ATGCCGGGTCCGGACAGACTCGCCGTGTTGTTGTGCGAGGGGCTCTTCCCGACTGCGGTCGAGCTGGTTGCGGCCGGCCGGTTCGACGATGTCCGCCTGATCTCATTTCCCGGCGAGTGCGCCAGGCACAGCTGCGGGTGGCAGAATGTGGAGCGGGCTGCGGCAGCGGCAGGCGATTGCCAGCAGTTTCGAGTACTTGCGGGCGAGTGTCTTCCTGATTCCGACCCGGTCGACGCAAACGGACGCCCGATATCCGTCATTCGCCGGTGCGAGGGTCTGCCTGCGGCCCTGTCAGCATCCGGACGCGAACGACTCGTGTTGCTCGGCGAGAAGGTCGTTCTTGAGTGGCGACTGGAGTCTCAGCGGGCGCGGCTGAACGCCATGCTCGCAAGCGCTTACCGGCGTCTGACCGACTCGCAAATGGTTGAAGCGCTGGTGAGCGGGCTCGCCGACACCCTGGCCGAGGAGAAGGTGGTTTCGAAGGTGTTCGACCTGTTCGCGACGATGCTCGCCCCGGCCACGATGGTCTTCCTGGCATTGGAGGACGGCAGGCCGCAGCGCATCTGGTCGCAGCCGGCAGGATTCGGCGAATCGGAAGAAGTGAGACAGCGGCTGGCGTCATTCAGTCGGGCCTATGACTGGACCGAGAGCGGGGCCGGGTTCCGGGTGAGCCTGCGGCACCGGACCAAGAACCTGGGCGTGCTTGAGGTCGAGGGCGTTTCTTTCCCCGAACACAGAGATCACTACCTGGACATGGCGCTGGTCGTGGCCCGGGCGAGTGCGCTGGCGATTGCCGATGCCCGGCTCTACCGGGAGCTGAAGGGGCCCAACCGGTCGTATTTGGAGTTCGCCGAGGACTTGCGCGGCGCACTCGACGCGCGGAAGCGGGCCGAGGAAAGGCAGGCGCAGTTGCTGAAGCAGGTCGAGGCGGCGAACCAGGAGCTGGCCGACTTCGCGCACGTGGTCTCGCACGACCTCAAGGCCCCGCTACGGGCAATCGATTCGCTGGCGAAATGGCTCGCCGCGGACTACGAGGAGAAGTTCGACGACGACGGCAGGAAACAACTCGACCTGCTGCTGGGACGGGTCAAGCGGATGCACGACCTGATTGACGGCATCCTCCAGTATTCTCGGGCCGGCCGGACCCGCGAGCAGGTAGTTGAGGTAGACACGGCAGAACTGGTGCCCGAAGTGATAGACCTGCTGTCGCCGCCGCCGCACATCCGAGTGGCGATAAAGACCCGACTGCCCAAGGTCAACATCGAGCGGACGCGCATCAGCCAGGTACTGCAGAATCTGCTCTCCAACGCCATCAAGTACATGGACAAGCCTGAAGGGTTGATCGAGGTCGGCTGCACCGAGGAAGGCGGGTTCTGGAAGTTCTTCGTCAGGGACAACGGGCCGGGAATAGAGGAGAAGGACCGGGACAGGGTGTTCCAGCTTTTCCAGACCCTGAAGCCGCGCGACCAATCCGACAGCACCGGAGTCGGACTCGCGGTAGTCAAGAAGTCGGTCGAGCTGTACGGCGGCCGAGTCTGGATTGAATCTCAGGTCGGCAAGGGCAGCACGTTCTACTTCACCCTGCCGAAACCGACCCCGGCCGTTGGAGCCTAG
- a CDS encoding DUF4097 family beta strand repeat-containing protein yields the protein MRGPLCRMLPVVLLALACLYTYRLVIPEAHTYAATDISALGAATLNGTISVTASSDTAITVDVARHAYGRDSSDAAKALANVVYGDTVIGRELKIKADMPSSDRPYGADFDIAAPETLDLSLSTTNGSITVTSLAGDIRASTTNGNVQLTGTTGSANLSTTNGKLVVQVHSGTVHGTTSNGTIDCDVSSLGAADSVDLETTNGKVTLLLPVDVSALIDATNTNGSITFYDYTVTYNTQTSNHVRGTIGSGASPIMITTTNGDIVVRRRS from the coding sequence ATGAGAGGCCCGCTTTGCCGGATGCTCCCGGTGGTCCTGTTGGCACTTGCCTGTCTTTACACCTACAGGCTGGTGATACCGGAGGCGCACACGTACGCTGCCACCGACATCAGCGCACTCGGCGCGGCGACCCTGAACGGGACCATCAGCGTTACTGCTTCATCGGACACCGCCATCACAGTAGACGTTGCCAGGCATGCATACGGTCGAGACAGCTCCGATGCGGCGAAAGCATTAGCGAACGTCGTGTACGGCGACACGGTCATCGGACGCGAGCTCAAGATCAAGGCCGACATGCCGAGCAGCGACCGGCCCTACGGCGCGGATTTCGACATCGCGGCGCCGGAGACTCTCGACCTCTCCCTCTCCACGACCAACGGCAGCATCACGGTGACCAGCTTGGCCGGTGACATCAGGGCCAGCACGACCAACGGCAACGTCCAATTGACCGGCACGACCGGCAGCGCGAACCTGTCGACGACCAATGGCAAGCTGGTAGTTCAAGTTCACAGCGGCACGGTCCACGGCACGACCAGCAACGGCACGATTGACTGTGACGTTTCCTCGCTCGGCGCCGCCGACAGCGTCGATCTCGAAACCACGAACGGCAAGGTAACGCTGCTGCTGCCGGTGGACGTTTCGGCGCTGATTGACGCGACGAACACCAACGGATCGATAACCTTCTACGATTACACGGTAACTTACAACACCCAAACCAGCAACCACGTACGCGGAACCATCGGTTCCGGCGCGTCTCCCATCATGATTACGACCACCAACGGCGATATCGTGGTTCGCCGGAGGTCGTGA
- a CDS encoding PAS domain S-box protein has protein sequence MSDETTRKDAGVTSSVRYRLLLVEDDVIDQLAFKRAVRELGSPYDYAIAGSVAEARELLKGNQYDAVVTDYALGDGNAFDVIELARGLPLVFTTGAGDEEIAVRAMKNGADDYLVKDHERAYLKKLPVTVENAIRRHQAEAQVRKLTLAVEQSPASVVITDTEGRIQYVNPKFTSLTGYASDEVLGKNPRILKSGEHPREFYQGLWTTILGGREWHGEFHNRKKSGELFWEFSSVSPVRDRDGNITHFVSVKEDVTERKRMEEERERLISELDAFSHTVAHDLKNPLAAVLGFAELLTTKGVKLSPKDVDESLQAVHQSARKMNNIIEELLLLAGVRKAEVERQPVDMAAVVHGAIQRLSHMTAEYKPALIFPKEWPVAIGYGPWIEEVWANYLSNAMKYGGKPPRLELGAEIAGEKARFWVSDNGPGLTPEQQSRLFTPFTRLHQIRATGSGLGLSIVRRIMEKLGGEAWVESEPGKGSRFGFTLPRASGNSTTDKHG, from the coding sequence ATGAGTGATGAGACGACCAGGAAGGATGCAGGAGTGACGTCGTCCGTGCGCTACCGCCTGTTGCTGGTCGAGGACGACGTCATCGACCAGCTTGCGTTCAAGCGGGCGGTGCGCGAGCTTGGTTCGCCCTATGACTACGCAATCGCCGGCTCGGTCGCAGAGGCGCGCGAACTGCTCAAGGGCAACCAGTACGACGCGGTCGTCACCGACTACGCGTTGGGCGACGGCAACGCATTTGATGTGATCGAACTGGCCCGCGGGCTGCCGCTCGTGTTCACGACCGGGGCCGGCGACGAAGAGATTGCGGTCAGGGCGATGAAGAACGGCGCTGACGACTACCTCGTGAAGGATCACGAGCGCGCATACCTGAAGAAGCTGCCGGTCACAGTCGAGAACGCCATCCGCCGGCACCAGGCCGAAGCGCAGGTGCGAAAGCTCACGCTGGCGGTGGAGCAAAGTCCGGCCTCGGTCGTCATTACCGACACCGAGGGCAGGATTCAATACGTGAACCCGAAGTTCACCAGCCTGACCGGCTATGCCTCCGACGAAGTGCTGGGCAAGAACCCGCGTATCCTCAAGTCGGGCGAGCACCCGCGTGAATTCTACCAGGGCCTCTGGACGACAATCCTGGGCGGCCGCGAATGGCACGGCGAGTTCCACAACCGGAAGAAGAGCGGCGAGCTGTTCTGGGAGTTCTCTTCAGTGTCACCGGTCCGCGACCGCGACGGCAACATAACCCACTTCGTCTCGGTGAAGGAAGACGTGACCGAGCGGAAGAGGATGGAGGAAGAGCGTGAGCGGCTGATTTCCGAACTCGACGCCTTCTCCCACACGGTTGCGCACGACTTGAAGAACCCGCTCGCCGCAGTGCTCGGATTCGCCGAGCTCCTGACCACGAAGGGCGTGAAGCTGAGTCCCAAGGACGTCGACGAGTCGCTCCAGGCGGTACACCAGAGCGCGCGCAAGATGAACAACATCATCGAGGAACTGCTGCTCCTCGCCGGCGTGCGCAAGGCCGAAGTCGAACGGCAGCCGGTCGACATGGCAGCGGTCGTACACGGCGCAATCCAGCGCCTCTCGCACATGACCGCGGAGTATAAACCGGCCCTGATTTTCCCCAAGGAGTGGCCGGTTGCGATCGGCTACGGCCCCTGGATTGAAGAAGTCTGGGCCAACTACCTGTCGAACGCGATGAAGTACGGCGGGAAGCCACCACGGCTGGAACTGGGCGCTGAGATCGCAGGAGAGAAGGCGAGGTTCTGGGTTTCGGACAACGGGCCCGGGCTTACACCGGAACAGCAGTCGCGGCTCTTCACGCCCTTCACCCGCCTGCACCAGATCCGCGCCACGGGTTCAGGACTGGGCCTTTCCATCGTGCGCCGCATCATGGAGAAGCTCGGCGGCGAAGCCTGGGTCGAGAGCGAACCGGGCAAAGGCAGCCGCTTTGGCTTCACCCTGCCGCGAGCTTCCGGAAACTCAACCACGGATAAACACGGATAG
- a CDS encoding CvpA family protein has product MNVAFLVDLLILFVVLAGILAEARRGLFFALFDVVRIIGAVWAGFVAFSLFHRLFHSYAAGFAAFGIAALATVMLVPALLRLLKADPDWGRTPLGRLAAAGIGLVIGCLIAAVFVPVIGRGRSGQEAVLRSTLARPFVEAAPLPYYIADAVNLDFPMLNARAIRFEDEGKAEQAALVERINYSRLHGATCIECGAKVHFDGYFRRIGVSVSPRFTCPVCGRTSDGCQTFEGFHRMYGHCPVEVAESLGPIDCGVWPNDRPVYPKGVCPVCGRSFQPR; this is encoded by the coding sequence TTGAACGTGGCCTTCCTGGTAGACCTCCTCATCCTCTTCGTTGTCCTCGCCGGCATCTTGGCTGAAGCGCGGCGCGGGCTGTTCTTCGCGCTGTTCGATGTGGTTCGGATAATCGGCGCCGTCTGGGCCGGGTTTGTTGCCTTCTCTCTCTTCCATCGCCTCTTCCATTCCTACGCGGCCGGGTTCGCCGCCTTCGGAATCGCCGCGCTCGCCACGGTCATGCTCGTCCCGGCGCTGCTCAGGCTGCTCAAGGCAGACCCTGACTGGGGCAGGACACCGCTGGGCCGCCTTGCCGCCGCCGGTATCGGGCTTGTCATCGGCTGCCTCATCGCCGCGGTGTTCGTCCCGGTCATCGGTCGCGGCCGATCGGGACAAGAGGCAGTACTTCGTTCAACCCTGGCCCGGCCGTTCGTCGAGGCCGCGCCTTTGCCTTACTACATTGCTGACGCCGTCAACCTCGATTTCCCGATGCTCAACGCCCGGGCAATCAGGTTCGAGGACGAAGGCAAAGCCGAACAGGCGGCGCTGGTCGAACGCATCAACTACTCGCGGCTGCATGGTGCAACCTGCATCGAGTGCGGGGCCAAGGTTCACTTCGACGGCTACTTCCGCCGCATCGGTGTCTCGGTTTCGCCGCGGTTCACCTGCCCGGTTTGCGGCCGGACATCGGATGGGTGTCAGACGTTTGAGGGATTCCACCGCATGTACGGCCACTGCCCCGTGGAAGTCGCCGAATCACTCGGGCCGATTGACTGCGGAGTCTGGCCAAACGACCGGCCGGTGTACCCCAAGGGCGTTTGTCCGGTGTGCGGCAGGTCGTTCCAACCGAGATAG
- the trxA gene encoding thioredoxin has translation MSEVKNVNDGTFETEVLKSELPVLVDFWAPWCGPCKMVGPIVESLAGKYAGKMRACKVNTDESPSTPGKYDVHGIPTLILIKGGKEVARHVGYAPEANIAAVIEPHLS, from the coding sequence ATGTCTGAAGTGAAGAACGTCAACGACGGTACTTTCGAAACTGAAGTCCTGAAGTCGGAGTTGCCGGTGCTGGTCGATTTCTGGGCGCCGTGGTGCGGCCCGTGCAAAATGGTCGGCCCCATTGTCGAGAGTCTGGCCGGCAAATACGCGGGCAAAATGAGGGCCTGCAAGGTCAACACCGACGAGAGTCCGTCAACTCCTGGAAAGTACGATGTCCACGGCATCCCGACCCTGATTCTGATCAAGGGCGGAAAGGAAGTGGCCCGCCACGTCGGTTACGCGCCCGAAGCAAACATCGCCGCCGTAATCGAGCCTCACTTGAGCTAG
- a CDS encoding metalloregulator ArsR/SmtB family transcription factor — protein MKSCIDPAAARRIAQAFKALGHPLRLQLVTGLMDQECNVKHITKCLGVAQATVSQQLAVLRAAGVVSHERKGNQVCYRVTRPWLRRLVGLVAEAQQED, from the coding sequence ATGAAAAGCTGCATAGACCCGGCTGCGGCTCGGAGAATAGCTCAGGCATTCAAAGCGCTGGGCCACCCTCTAAGGCTGCAGTTGGTGACTGGTCTTATGGACCAGGAGTGCAATGTCAAGCACATCACTAAGTGTCTTGGTGTTGCTCAGGCCACGGTCTCGCAGCAACTGGCTGTGCTGAGGGCAGCCGGTGTGGTATCCCATGAGCGAAAAGGCAATCAGGTATGTTACCGGGTGACAAGACCCTGGCTCCGCCGGCTGGTCGGCCTTGTCGCCGAAGCACAGCAGGAGGATTGA
- a CDS encoding FlgD immunoglobulin-like domain containing protein, with amino-acid sequence MRLHFCSRHVLLLVALLVGPTATRAQSPAKSSPRDNPAGSSIANRQSSIVIPQPLHPCGLIREDASKIPWMIQDKPAPAAAHVARALGSGDISSQMPPVGNQGSQGSCTAWAIAYYQKTHYEWVEHHWNDSTTNHEFSPAFVYNQINGGVDSGSDFSVAMALIADQGCASMADCPYNQNDCTSWPSESAYARAIPNRGGAAHFFWMQDSTGIDEAKARIDSGLTTVIGIGVWSNFDNIQNYNYTYCVADTYGGDRGGHAVTIVGYDDNKSTHDGMGAFKMVNSWGTGWGQSGYWWMSYVAATNATLTSQQGYYLDDLVGYSPTLLARVRITHSARDKVGIRLGVGSTAYPSWAKDFRTWRHPLVNQPFPNHNIVFDMSDGAPYLQDGEADSVFVRCIDDVSDGKTGTIHYFTANQLMWPANAVSPDTPVSIPDYNVAVYAPAKFIRPHDVGVAAIPVPTGTFDSGATASPQAKVKNYGTNTESFTVKFRIGAYSDTQRVTSLAAGDSATLTFASWTATARGTNTTRCSTALSDDNSGNDVSQGWVIVRVLDAGCTQILSPLDTVDSGATFTPRAVIKNFGSAIETLSTRLTIGTGYADTVSVTVGSGKTDTVAFPNWTAHALGTFAVTCSTMLANDVYPGNNVSRESIVVRPTTGVAEPTGLPKVLSLERPLPDPMRGQATIQFNIPHVAQASVTIRSATGALVRVLTSPQPLVPGTYSVTWNGRDDSGRRVAKGVYFWRLETGSTTLTRKAIKID; translated from the coding sequence ATGAGACTTCATTTCTGTAGCCGTCACGTCCTTCTGCTTGTCGCGTTGCTGGTTGGCCCCACCGCTACGCGGGCCCAGTCGCCGGCGAAGTCGTCGCCTCGCGACAACCCTGCTGGTTCGTCAATCGCCAATCGCCAATCGTCAATCGTCATTCCCCAGCCCCTGCACCCGTGCGGACTGATTCGCGAGGACGCGAGCAAGATTCCGTGGATGATCCAGGACAAGCCCGCCCCGGCCGCCGCACATGTTGCCCGTGCCCTTGGTTCGGGTGACATATCCAGCCAGATGCCGCCGGTCGGGAACCAGGGCTCCCAGGGCTCCTGCACCGCGTGGGCCATCGCATACTACCAGAAAACCCACTACGAGTGGGTCGAGCATCATTGGAACGACTCGACGACCAATCACGAGTTCAGCCCGGCGTTTGTCTACAACCAGATTAACGGCGGCGTTGACTCGGGCTCGGACTTCTCCGTCGCCATGGCCCTGATTGCCGACCAGGGCTGTGCATCCATGGCCGACTGTCCCTACAACCAGAACGACTGCACGAGCTGGCCTTCCGAATCGGCCTATGCCCGCGCCATACCGAACCGCGGCGGCGCCGCCCACTTTTTCTGGATGCAGGATTCTACCGGCATCGATGAGGCCAAGGCGCGCATCGACTCCGGGCTGACGACGGTCATCGGCATCGGCGTATGGTCCAACTTCGACAACATCCAGAACTACAACTACACCTATTGCGTGGCCGACACTTACGGCGGCGACCGCGGCGGCCACGCGGTGACCATTGTCGGGTACGATGACAACAAGTCCACGCACGACGGGATGGGCGCCTTCAAGATGGTGAACTCCTGGGGCACGGGCTGGGGTCAGTCCGGATACTGGTGGATGTCCTACGTGGCAGCCACGAATGCGACGCTCACCTCCCAGCAGGGCTACTACCTCGACGACCTCGTCGGTTACTCGCCTACCCTGCTAGCCCGCGTGAGAATAACGCACTCGGCCCGTGACAAGGTCGGCATCCGACTCGGCGTTGGCTCTACCGCGTATCCGAGCTGGGCCAAGGACTTCCGGACATGGCGTCACCCCCTGGTTAACCAACCCTTTCCGAACCATAACATCGTCTTCGACATGAGCGACGGTGCGCCGTACCTCCAGGATGGCGAGGCCGACTCAGTGTTTGTGCGGTGTATCGACGACGTCTCCGACGGCAAGACCGGAACCATCCACTACTTCACTGCCAATCAACTGATGTGGCCCGCGAACGCCGTGTCGCCCGACACGCCGGTCAGTATTCCCGACTACAACGTCGCAGTTTACGCTCCGGCCAAATTCATACGGCCGCACGACGTCGGCGTCGCCGCAATCCCCGTTCCGACCGGCACCTTTGACTCGGGCGCCACGGCCAGCCCCCAGGCCAAGGTGAAGAACTACGGCACCAACACGGAATCGTTCACGGTCAAATTCCGTATCGGCGCCTACTCGGACACCCAGCGGGTGACTAGCCTCGCTGCCGGCGATTCGGCCACCCTTACCTTTGCGTCCTGGACGGCAACCGCGCGCGGCACCAACACCACCCGCTGCTCCACCGCCCTCAGCGACGACAACTCCGGCAATGACGTGAGCCAAGGTTGGGTCATCGTCCGCGTGCTCGACGCCGGGTGCACGCAGATCCTCTCGCCTCTGGATACGGTTGACTCCGGGGCGACGTTCACGCCGCGGGCTGTCATCAAGAACTTCGGCTCGGCCATCGAAACCCTCAGCACGCGGCTCACCATCGGCACCGGCTATGCCGACACGGTCTCGGTCACGGTGGGGTCCGGCAAGACCGACACGGTCGCCTTCCCCAACTGGACCGCGCATGCGCTTGGCACGTTCGCAGTGACCTGCTCCACAATGCTCGCCAACGACGTCTACCCGGGAAACAACGTGTCACGCGAATCGATCGTGGTCAGACCGACCACCGGGGTCGCCGAACCAACCGGGCTGCCGAAAGTCCTCTCCCTCGAACGGCCCCTTCCCGACCCGATGCGCGGACAAGCGACAATCCAATTCAACATCCCGCATGTCGCTCAGGCGAGCGTGACTATCCGCTCTGCGACCGGAGCCCTGGTTCGGGTACTCACCTCTCCCCAGCCCCTCGTCCCCGGCACATACTCCGTCACTTGGAATGGCCGTGACGACTCAGGCCGCCGCGTCGCGAAGGGCGTCTACTTCTGGCGTCTCGAAACCGGAAGCACCACGCTTACCCGCAAGGCTATCAAGATAGACTAG